TCTCGATGCCCACTCCTGCACCAGGCTCCACCAGCAACTGTGCACAAAGGCTGATTCCCTGCTGCGCACCACTGGTGATCACAATTTGCTCAGCCGAGCACTGCATGCCGCGCGAACTGCGCAAATAGGCAGCGATCAGTCCACGCAGCCGCGCATCGCCCGCCGGGTCGCCGTAACACAGTTGCTGTAAATCGGGTTTACGCCAGAACGCCGCATTCAGCTTGGCCCAGACGTCGAACGGGAACAGATCGAACGCCGGAACCCCTACCCTGAAAGCCCTTGGCGGACCGCTCGGTGGCGTTGGTAAATGGTTCTGTTCCAGCCGCTGCAAAGCACCGCTGTGGATAACTTTGCTGGATAAATTCCCAGTGTCTTTAGCCTGTTTTGTGGATAAAGCTGTGGGTAAGCCTGTTGAAAAGCCTGTGGATACTTTTGTGGATAGTTTTTTTGTGGGTGTAGTCGATTGTGGCAACTGCGCCACATAAGTGCCGTCCCCGACCCGCCCTTCGATAAAACCTTCGGCATACAGCTGATCGTAGGCGCGCACCACGCTGTTGCGGGAAATCGCCAGCGCCAGCGCCAGATCGCGGCTCGCCGGCAAGCGTGTGCCACTGGCCAGACGCCCGTCGAGCACCCGCAGGCGCAATGCCTGATAAAGCTGACGGCTCAGGCCTTTGCGGCGGTCGAGTGCAATACCGGCAGGATTGAACGGCAGCGACAACAGGGTCGAATCGGGCATGACAATGGACCTATGAAATTGGTCATCAATGGCTCTTACAACAGACCAATAGCCTGCCTACGATGCAGGCATTCGCCAAGGAAATTTTCTCCATGTACACGCCCCGCGCCTTTGCCATCGACGATTTGTCCCAACTGCACGAACTGATCCTTGCCACCCGCCTCGCCATCCTGGTGACTCACGGTGAGCAAGGCTTGCAGGCCAGCCATGTGCCAGTGCTGCTGCATCGCGAACAAGGTCCGAACGGCACGCTCTACGGGCATCTGGCCAAGGCCAACCCGCAGTGGAAAGACCTGCGCGACGGCGCCGAAGCCATGCTGATTTTTCCCGGTGCCGACGCCTATGTCAGCCCGGGCTTTTATCCGAGCAAGGCCGAGCATGGCAAAGTCGTGCCGACCTGGAACTACGTTGCCGTGCATGCCTATGGTCACGCCGAAACCTTCAGCGATGGCGGTCGCCTGCTAGACATTGTCAGTACCCTCACCAATCGCCATGAGGCGGGCCGCGCTCAGCCCTGGTCGGTCGACGATGCCCCGGCCGATTACATCGACGGCATGCTCAAGGCCATCGTCGGTTTTGCCATTCCGATCGACCGCCTCGAAGGCAAGCGCAAGCTCAGCCAGAACCGCAGCGCCGAAGATATCGCCGGCGTGCGCGAAGGCCTGGCCGCCAGCCCCGACATCAACGATCAAACCCTCGCTCACTTGATGCGTTAAGGAAATCACTATGAGTCAGATCGACATCCGCCCGGTCAGCGCCGCCGATCATGCAGCGTGGCTGCCGCTGTGGCAGGCCTACCTGCGCTTCTACAACACCGAACTGCCGGACGCCGTCAGCCAAAGCACCTGGCAGCGTTTTCTCGACCCGAACGAACCGACGCACGCGGCACTCGCCTGGGACGAAGACAAGGCGGTGGGCATGGTGCACTTCATCTACCATCGTTCGAACTGGAGCATCGAAAACTCCTGCTACCTGCAAGACCTGCTGGTGGAACCGCAAACCCGTGGCACCGGCGTCGGCCGTCTGCTGATCGAACACGTTTACGCCACGGCCAAGGCCGACGGTTGCTGCAAGGTGCACTGGCTGACGCACGAAACCAACGCCACCGCGATCCAGCTCTACGAGCGCATCGCCGAACGCCCGGGCTTCATCCAGTTTCGCAAAGCCATTTAAGGAGCCACCTGCATGACGATTTCACTCGCCGACTGGAAAGGCGTCCCGCAGCCCTCGACCACCCTGATCGAAGGCCGCTTCATCCGCCTGGAAAAACTCGACCCGGCGCGCCACGGCGACGACCTGTTCAGTGCCTTGCAAGGCCCCGGCGCCGACCCGAAGCTCTGGGATTACTTGTCCTACGGCCCGTTCCCGGAGCGCGGCGCTTTCAATGACTGGCTGAACAACCACGCCGCCCACAGCGATCCGTACTTCTTCAGTGTCATCGACCGCGCCAGCGGCCAGGTGCAAGGTATCCTCAGCCTGATGTCGATCGTCCCGGACCAGGGCCGAATCGAAATCGGTCACGTCACTTTCGGCGCGCCGATGCAGCGCTCGCCGAAAAGCACCGAGGCGGTCTTCCTGCTGGCCAAAGAATCCTTCGCCCTCGGCTACCGCCGCCTCGAATGGAAATGCAACAACGGCAACGCCCGCTCCAGATACGCGGCCGAGCGGCTGGGTTTCAGCTTCGAAGGCGTGTTCCGCCAGCACATGGTGGTCAAGGGCCAGAACCGCGATACCGCGTGGTACTCGATCCTGGACTCGGAATGGCCGGCGATTGCGGCGGGGTTCGAGCGCTGGTTGAGCGATGAGAATCAGACAGCGGATGGGCAGGTGAAAGGGTTGGTTGAGTGCCGCGGTTGAGCCAGTAAACGTAAAGATCGCAGCCTGCGGCATCTCACAACAGGGATGTCCAAGGCTGTGATTTCAACCCTGCATCACGGTCACATCTGCAATGAATTGCATATGAGCATCCGGATTTGCGACCCCATCTGCATAAGAATGCCCATAGGCCGTACATCATTCTGTAAAAACCCTCCGCTATACAGAACGCCCCCGCTTATAACAAAAAGGACGTTCTCACCATGTCGTTCCCGCCTCAGCGCCTGTCGCTTGCCACCGCCCTGTTGATCGCCACGGGCGCCGCCCACGGCAAGACCGTGCAGATCGACACCGCCACTACCGCATCGCAGACATTGGGCGGCAACGACACGTTGACGATCTCGGCGCCGGGCAGCATTACCAACAGCGGCAAGGCCGTGAGCCTCAAGGACAGCACCAGCGGTGTCGGCGTGATCATCGATAACGCCGGCAAGATCATCTCCAGCGGTGGCCGGGCCATCGACAGCAGTGGCGACCTGACCCAGGCGCGCAACTACGCAATCTACAATCGCAGCGGCGGGCAGATTCTCGGCTCCAACGACGCGATTCGTATCGACAGTAACTTTGTCAGTGGCAGCCTGTTGATCGACAACAGCGGCACCATTCGCTCGACCACCGGACAAGCGCTGGATCTGGACGCGCTGCGCAGCAACGGAGTGAAAACCACCATCATCAACCGCGCGGGCGGGCTGATTCGTGGCGACGCCAGCGACGGCATGAAGACCGGCGCCAACGCGACCATCAGCAACTATGGCGAGATCTCCACCGGTGACTCGCACAACGCCGACCAGAAGTTCGACGGCATCGATATCGACACCGCAACTGGCGTCAGGGTGACCAACTACGGCGTGATTTCCGGCGGGCGTCATGGCATCACCACCGACCTCGGGGCAACGCTGGTCAACTACGGGCAGATCACCGGGCGCAATGGCTCCGGTTTCGGTTCCGACGGCGACGGCACAGTGATCAACCACGGCACCATCACCGGTGCGTACTCCGGGTTGCAAGCCAACGGCGACGGTGACGGCGTGGACATCGACAAGATCGCCCACATCGAAAACTACGGCACCATTCAGGGTGTCGGCGCCGGCGGCGTGGACAAGGGCGGTTTCGCCAACGGCAGTGAAGGCATCGCACTGGGCGGCGGGTACATCCTCAACGCCAAAGGAGCACTGATCAGCGGCGCCAACAGCGCCATTCTGGTGGACGACGGCAGCGGTGGTTCAGGGCTGGCGGCCACCACACTGGAAAACTACGGCACCGTCCAAGGCCTCGACGGCTTCGGCGTGAAATTCGTCGGTGAGTTCGCCGACAACGTGATCAACGGCGGCACGATCAGCGGCAGCAACGGCCTGGCGCTGGACCTGGGCGGCGGCAACGACAGCCTGACCCTGCGCAACGGCAGCCGCTTTGTCGGCGCGGTCGATGGCGGCAGCGGTTACGACCGGGTAGTGATGGACGACGTGGCAGGCGGCAGCTTCGGTGCCAGCCGCAATTTCGAATGGCTGGAAGTCAAACAAGGCGCCTGGACCCTCACCGGCAGCGGCGACTTCAGCGACGGCGGTGCAGTACGCAGCGGCGCCACGCTGATCAACCAGGGCGGTATCGCCGGCAACCTGACCGTGGACGCCGGTGGTGTGTATGCCGGCGGTGGTTCGGTCGGCAACCTCAACGTGAATGGCACGTTGCGCACCGACACCCGCCTCGGCACCGCGACCGTCGTGCACGACTTGAACATGGGCAGCGCATCCACCCTCGCCTACGGCGTCAACGCCGATGGCAGCAGCGCGCCGGTTCAGGTCGGCGGCACGGCCAACCTCAACGGCGCGACACTGGCGGTCAATCCCGGCAGCGGCACCTATCCGTGGCAGAGCCATTACACGGTGTTGCAGGCTGCGCGGGTCATCGGCACGTTCGGCACGGTCACCAGCGACTACGCGTTCCTCACGCCAACCCTCGCCTACACGCCGACTCAGGTCGACCTGACCTACACCCGCAACGATGTGGCGTTCAATGAATTCGCCGCCACCGGCAACGGCAGCAACGCTGCCAACAGCCTGGCCTCGATGGGCAAGAACAACGCGCTGTACAACGCCTTGCTCAACACCACTCAAACCAGTGCAGGCGCGGCCATCGAGCAACTGGCCGGCGCCAGCAACGCCAACCTGACCAGTGCCACCCTCGGCGCCAGCAGCCAGGTCGGCAGCAGCATGCTCTCGGCGATGCAGCAAATGGGCGGCAGTCCCGGCTTGATGGTCGGCCTCGATCATCTCGACACTCCGATCCTCGCCGCCAACGGCGTACCGTCCGAAGCGCGAAACCTCAATGATCCCAACGCTCAAGGCCGGCTCTGGCTGCAAGCCATCGGCGGCTACGGCAAGCTCGATGGCGAACACGGTAACG
The sequence above is a segment of the Pseudomonas sp. HS6 genome. Coding sequences within it:
- a CDS encoding GNAT family N-acetyltransferase — its product is MSQIDIRPVSAADHAAWLPLWQAYLRFYNTELPDAVSQSTWQRFLDPNEPTHAALAWDEDKAVGMVHFIYHRSNWSIENSCYLQDLLVEPQTRGTGVGRLLIEHVYATAKADGCCKVHWLTHETNATAIQLYERIAERPGFIQFRKAI
- a CDS encoding autotransporter domain-containing protein, whose translation is MSFPPQRLSLATALLIATGAAHGKTVQIDTATTASQTLGGNDTLTISAPGSITNSGKAVSLKDSTSGVGVIIDNAGKIISSGGRAIDSSGDLTQARNYAIYNRSGGQILGSNDAIRIDSNFVSGSLLIDNSGTIRSTTGQALDLDALRSNGVKTTIINRAGGLIRGDASDGMKTGANATISNYGEISTGDSHNADQKFDGIDIDTATGVRVTNYGVISGGRHGITTDLGATLVNYGQITGRNGSGFGSDGDGTVINHGTITGAYSGLQANGDGDGVDIDKIAHIENYGTIQGVGAGGVDKGGFANGSEGIALGGGYILNAKGALISGANSAILVDDGSGGSGLAATTLENYGTVQGLDGFGVKFVGEFADNVINGGTISGSNGLALDLGGGNDSLTLRNGSRFVGAVDGGSGYDRVVMDDVAGGSFGASRNFEWLEVKQGAWTLTGSGDFSDGGAVRSGATLINQGGIAGNLTVDAGGVYAGGGSVGNLNVNGTLRTDTRLGTATVVHDLNMGSASTLAYGVNADGSSAPVQVGGTANLNGATLAVNPGSGTYPWQSHYTVLQAARVIGTFGTVTSDYAFLTPTLAYTPTQVDLTYTRNDVAFNEFAATGNGSNAANSLASMGKNNALYNALLNTTQTSAGAAIEQLAGASNANLTSATLGASSQVGSSMLSAMQQMGGSPGLMVGLDHLDTPILAANGVPSEARNLNDPNAQGRLWLQAIGGYGKLDGEHGNGSLEQRTKGSVLGADWALNPQWRLGVLGGYSKTDLDATGVDGHVESWHAGVYALHQNGPLALRLGAAYSGHQGESKRTIAFNGFSDRPKGDYDADSQQAFAELGYAMGSGRLSAEPFASLGYQRYHRDRYQEKGGAAALQVDSQTQDNFSSIFGVRLAHLSSLDNGMSLTPRMAAGWKHTYGDVSSSTRQAFVVGGTAFSVDGSSLDRDSLVLEAGLDLGISARHTLGLGYSGEIGSNSRNHGLVGQWQMSF
- a CDS encoding FMN-binding negative transcriptional regulator; amino-acid sequence: MYTPRAFAIDDLSQLHELILATRLAILVTHGEQGLQASHVPVLLHREQGPNGTLYGHLAKANPQWKDLRDGAEAMLIFPGADAYVSPGFYPSKAEHGKVVPTWNYVAVHAYGHAETFSDGGRLLDIVSTLTNRHEAGRAQPWSVDDAPADYIDGMLKAIVGFAIPIDRLEGKRKLSQNRSAEDIAGVREGLAASPDINDQTLAHLMR
- a CDS encoding GNAT family N-acetyltransferase produces the protein MTISLADWKGVPQPSTTLIEGRFIRLEKLDPARHGDDLFSALQGPGADPKLWDYLSYGPFPERGAFNDWLNNHAAHSDPYFFSVIDRASGQVQGILSLMSIVPDQGRIEIGHVTFGAPMQRSPKSTEAVFLLAKESFALGYRRLEWKCNNGNARSRYAAERLGFSFEGVFRQHMVVKGQNRDTAWYSILDSEWPAIAAGFERWLSDENQTADGQVKGLVECRG